Proteins from a genomic interval of Schistosoma mansoni strain Puerto Rico chromosome 2, complete genome:
- a CDS encoding putative dead box ATP-dependent RNA helicase: MESDNNINSHYNNVCDSFDRMNLKENLLRGIFAYGFEKPSAIQQRAIIPSIEGRNVIAQAQSGTGKTATFSIAILQQICTNDPRCQALVLAPTRELAKQIQMVVLALGDYMNISCHVCIGGTQVSTDIEQLQLGQQIVVGTPGRVLDMISRGYLHTQTIKCFVLDEADEMLSLGFKDQIQEIFRSLNSSVQIILLSATIPNEVLEISKHFMRNPVRILLKQEELTLDGIRQFYVNVEQEEWKLETLCDLYQTITITQAVIFCNSRRKVEWLTNELIERDFIVSAMHGEMEQIERDNIMTAFRSGSSRILISTDLLSRGIDVQQISLVINFDLPTNLESYIHR; this comes from the exons ATGGAGTCGGACAACAACATAAACAGCCACTATAACAATGTATGTGATTCATTTGATCGTatgaatttaaaagaaaatctTTTACGTGGAATATTTGCATATGGTTTTGAAAAACCTTCTGCAATACAACAAAGAGCTATAATTCCATCAATTGAAGGACGTAATGTCATAGCTCAAGCTCAGTCGGGTACCGGGAAAACAGCCACGTTTAGTATTGCCATTTTGCAACAAATCTGTACGAACGATCCACGTTGTCAAGCCTTAGTATTGGCTCCAACTAGGGAACTAGCGAAACAAATTCAAATG GTTGTTCTAGCACTTGGTGATTATATGAATATTAGTTGTCATGTTTGTATTGGTGGTACACAAGTATCCACTGATATTGAACAATTACAATTAGGTCAACAAATTGTAGTTGGTACACCTGGACGTGTTTTAGATATGATTAGTCGTGGTTATTTACATACACAAACAATTAAATGTTTTGTATTGGATGAAGCAGATGAAATGCTTAGTTTAGGATTTAAAGATCaaattcaagagatatttcgATCACTTAATTCATCTGTTCAA ATCATTTTATTATCCgcaacaataccaaatgaagtATTAGAAATATCTAAACATTTTATGCGTAATCCAGTACGTATATTATTAAAACAAGAAGAATTAACATTAGATGGTATACGTCAATTTTATGTTAATGTTGAACAAGAAGAATGGAAATTAGAGACATTATGTGATTTATAtcaaacaataacaataacacaAGCAGTAATATTTTGTAATTCACGTAGAAAAGTTGAATGGTTAACAAATGAATTAATTGAACGTGATTTTATTGTATCAGCAATG CATGGTGAAATGGAACAAATAGAACGTGATAATATTATGACAGCATTTCGTAGTGGTTCAAGTCGTATATTAATTTCTACAGATCTATTATCACGTGGTATTGATGTACAACAAATATCATTggtgattaattttgatttaccGACAAATTTAGAAAGTTATATACATCGGTAA